In Zingiber officinale cultivar Zhangliang unplaced genomic scaffold, Zo_v1.1 ctg127, whole genome shotgun sequence, a genomic segment contains:
- the LOC122035960 gene encoding protein ABHD18-like, with protein sequence MMIESGLCYKSLRSTALFSSQMVSINLGALHYFLDHIYGAFVHRTKLSTPFFSKGWGGSKLDLLESLVKQLFPISEVQNLPPIMVQPIWKMVWETKNACLREGIFRTPCEERLISALPPESYNARVAFLSPKLVPPQKMACVVHLAGTGDHTFERRLRLGGPLLKQNIATMVLESPFYGLRRPRLQHGAKLLCVSDLLLLGRVTIEESRGLLHWLEEEAGFGKTGICGLSMGGVHAAMVGSLHPRPIATLPFLAPHSAVVAFCEGVLKYATAWEALREDAEEETGMTLEQAKQRLRSVLSLTDVTRFPVPKNPKAVIFVAATDDGYIPKHSVWELQKAWPGSEVRWVTGGHISSFILHNDAFRKAIVDALGRLQWRVS encoded by the exons ATGATGATTGAGAGTGGCTTGTGCTATAAGAGTTTGCGTAGTACTGCCTTGTTTTCTAGTCAGATGGTATCAATAAACCTAGGTGCCCTTCATTATTTCCTGGATCATATATATGGGGCATTTGTTCATCGAACCAAGTTAAGCACACCCTTTTTTTCGAAGGGATGGGGAGGAAGCAAGCTTGATTTATTAGAGAGCTTGGTCAAGCAGCTTTTCCCAATATCTGAAGTTCAGAATTTGCCTCCAATTATGGTGCAGCCCATTTGGAAGATGGTTTGGGAGACAAAAAATGCATGCTTGAGAGAAGGTATTTTTAGGACACCTTGTGAAGAGAGATTAATCAGTGCATTACCTCCTGAGAGCTATAATGCAAGGGTTGCCTTCCTCTCACCAAAATTAGTCCCACCACAGAAAATGGCTTGTGTAGTTCATTTAGCAG GCACTGGAGACCATACATTTGAGAGGAGGCTGCGCCTCGGGGGACCACTGTTGAAGCAGAATATTGCAACTATGGTGCTTGAGAG CCCATTTTATGGTCTTCGACGTCCTAGATTGCAGCATGGTGCAAAGCTTCTCTGTGTGAGTGACTTGCTACTTCTAGGAAGAGTAACTATCGAGGAATCACGTGGTTTGTTGCACTGGCTAGAGGAAGAAGCTGGATTTGGCAAGACAGGCATATGTGGGCTGAGCATGG GTGGTGTTCATGCTGCAATGGTAGGATCTCTTCATCCTAGACCAATTGCCACATTGCCATTTCTCGCTCCTCATTCTGCTGTTGTAGCTTTCTGTGAAGGGGTCTTGAAATACGCCACAGCATGGGAGGCACTTAGAGAAGATGCTGAAGAGGAGACTGGGATGACTCTAGAACAAGCCAAACAGCGGTTACGGTCTGTGTTATCGCTCACTGATGTTACAAGGTTTCCAGTTCCCAAAAATCCCAAGGCTGTCATTTTTGTAGCTGCTACA GACGATGGGTATATTCCTAAACATTCAGTTTGGGAGCTTCAAAAAGCATGGCCTGGATCAGAAGTGAGGTGGGTGACAGGTGGTCATATTTCATCGTTTATTCTTCACAATGATGCTTTCCGCAAGGCAATAGTTGATGCCCTCGGTAGATTACAGTGGAGGGTATCCTGA